In Streptomyces alboniger, the following are encoded in one genomic region:
- a CDS encoding DUF4235 domain-containing protein, with amino-acid sequence MTKATMLYKPVGMAFGMLGGMAAGALFQRTWKAVAGEDDAPDAHDEERTWREILAAAAIQGAIFAVVRAAVERGGAVSVRRVTGRWPD; translated from the coding sequence ATGACCAAGGCCACCATGCTCTACAAGCCCGTCGGCATGGCCTTCGGCATGCTCGGAGGCATGGCCGCGGGCGCTCTGTTCCAGCGCACCTGGAAGGCGGTGGCGGGCGAGGACGACGCGCCGGACGCCCACGACGAGGAACGCACCTGGCGCGAGATCCTCGCGGCCGCCGCGATCCAGGGCGCGATCTTCGCCGTGGTCAGGGCGGCGGTGGAGCGCGGCGGCGCGGTGAGCGTACGCCGGGTCACCGGCCGCTGGCCCGACTGA
- a CDS encoding antibiotic biosynthesis monooxygenase — MSATTATTLSTGTHPDPARPEAGLAFISTWSTGSPERQRATLDAIARAWESRPWPHEGLLSYTVYAGFDGSDGSAVLHHSHWRDEEAYQDFFDGAHNGRDARNTEIDAAVPGIERLGLSKTRLYRSWSAASGGERREPGAIVIVRIVFDGPDAERQRAWVDGVLEALDSDPVKDKGLISAHFHVSTDGTEVVNYAEWETEQAHIDVLAAAEGVDSLTPQWRRVREFPGVTSSGTVARYRFAYGFVPSWA; from the coding sequence ATGTCTGCGACCACGGCCACGACCCTGAGCACCGGCACCCACCCCGACCCGGCCCGCCCCGAAGCGGGCCTCGCCTTCATCAGCACCTGGAGCACCGGCTCCCCCGAGCGGCAGCGGGCCACCCTGGACGCCATCGCGCGGGCCTGGGAGAGCCGCCCCTGGCCGCACGAGGGGCTCCTGTCGTACACGGTGTACGCGGGCTTCGACGGCTCCGACGGATCGGCGGTCCTGCACCACTCGCACTGGCGCGACGAGGAGGCCTACCAGGACTTCTTCGACGGCGCGCACAACGGCAGGGACGCGCGCAACACCGAGATCGACGCGGCCGTGCCGGGCATCGAACGCCTCGGCCTGTCCAAGACGCGGCTGTACCGCAGCTGGAGCGCCGCTTCCGGCGGCGAGCGGCGGGAGCCCGGGGCGATCGTGATCGTGCGCATCGTGTTCGACGGCCCGGACGCGGAGCGGCAGCGCGCCTGGGTGGACGGCGTACTGGAGGCCCTGGACAGCGACCCGGTCAAGGACAAGGGGCTGATCTCCGCGCACTTCCACGTCAGCACGGACGGCACGGAAGTCGTCAACTACGCGGAGTGGGAGACCGAGCAGGCCCACATCGACGTGCTCGCCGCGGCCGAAGGGGTGGATTCGCTGACGCCGCAGTGGCGGCGGGTGCGCGAGTTCCCCGGCGTCACGAGCAGCGGCACCGTCGCCCGGTACCGGTTCGCGTACGGCTTCGTACCGAGCTGGGCGTAG
- a CDS encoding SGNH/GDSL hydrolase family protein, translating to MTTTRQHPYARYVALGDSQTEGLGDGDEAHGYRGWADRLAEILAAVNPDLTYANLAVRGRLTAGIKAEQLGPALALKPDLVTVMAGMNDLVRPGFDAARVAADLEEMFTELTAAGAHVATVTFPDIGRIAPLARRALPRVLDLNARIRAAADRHGVTVLDTFPHRVTTDPRLWSGDRLHASPLGHARIAEGMADALGLPGHEDWLTTLPPLALVSVLGEATAEARWLAGFMGPWLWRRMRGRSSGDGREAKRPALGAVTVPARERA from the coding sequence ATGACCACCACGCGGCAGCATCCCTACGCCCGCTACGTCGCGCTCGGCGACAGCCAGACGGAGGGTCTCGGGGACGGCGACGAGGCGCACGGCTACCGCGGCTGGGCCGACCGCCTCGCCGAGATCCTCGCCGCGGTGAACCCGGACCTCACCTACGCCAATCTCGCCGTGCGCGGCCGGCTGACGGCGGGGATCAAGGCGGAGCAGCTGGGCCCTGCCCTCGCGCTGAAGCCGGACCTGGTGACCGTCATGGCGGGCATGAACGACCTGGTGCGGCCGGGCTTCGACGCCGCGCGCGTCGCCGCCGACCTGGAGGAGATGTTCACCGAACTCACCGCGGCGGGCGCGCACGTGGCCACCGTGACCTTCCCGGACATCGGACGGATCGCGCCGCTCGCCCGGCGCGCGCTGCCCCGCGTCCTGGACCTGAACGCCCGGATCCGGGCGGCCGCCGACCGGCACGGCGTGACCGTGCTCGACACGTTCCCGCACCGGGTCACCACCGATCCGCGGCTGTGGAGCGGCGACCGCCTGCACGCGAGCCCGCTGGGCCACGCGAGGATCGCCGAGGGCATGGCGGACGCCCTCGGCCTGCCCGGCCACGAGGACTGGCTGACGACGCTGCCGCCGCTCGCCCTGGTGTCGGTGCTCGGCGAGGCGACGGCGGAGGCACGCTGGCTGGCCGGGTTCATGGGGCCGTGGCTGTGGCGGCGTATGCGGGGCCGCTCGTCGGGCGACGGCAGGGAAGCGAAACGGCCCGCTCTCGGCGCGGTGACCGTACCGGCTCGTGAACGGGCTTGA
- a CDS encoding DUF3618 domain-containing protein — MTSTPNDPKDPTDPTDSTDPTDPDELRTQIEETRGRLGETVEELAAKADVKTRARHRAEAVKGQVRGTAAQMKDKMTEQAARAKGKAAQEAGHAKSVTAEGAAQAKGKAIEGAAQVKGKAIEGAALAKGKAAEGAALAKGAVLGAKARAEEHQTVVQAEEKVAEAARLVQENTPEPVRSVATGVARAGRRRPGAFVAAGAGVLLAFVVLRRRKGGGRR; from the coding sequence ATGACGAGCACACCAAATGACCCCAAGGACCCCACAGACCCCACAGACTCCACGGACCCCACCGACCCGGACGAACTGCGCACGCAGATCGAGGAGACCCGCGGCCGACTGGGCGAGACCGTCGAGGAACTGGCGGCGAAGGCGGACGTGAAGACCCGCGCACGGCATCGGGCCGAGGCGGTCAAGGGCCAGGTACGAGGAACGGCGGCACAGATGAAGGACAAGATGACGGAGCAGGCGGCGCGCGCGAAGGGCAAGGCGGCGCAGGAGGCGGGCCACGCGAAGAGCGTGACCGCCGAGGGCGCCGCGCAGGCGAAGGGCAAGGCCATCGAAGGCGCGGCGCAGGTCAAGGGCAAGGCCATCGAGGGTGCCGCCCTCGCGAAGGGCAAGGCGGCCGAGGGTGCCGCGCTGGCCAAGGGGGCCGTACTCGGCGCCAAGGCGCGCGCGGAGGAGCACCAGACCGTCGTACAGGCCGAGGAGAAGGTCGCCGAGGCCGCGCGGCTCGTGCAGGAGAACACACCCGAGCCGGTACGTTCCGTCGCGACCGGCGTCGCACGGGCCGGCCGCCGGCGGCCGGGGGCGTTCGTCGCGGCGGGGGCGGGCGTGCTGCTCGCGTTCGTGGTGCTGCGCCGACGGAAGGGCGGTGGCCGCCGATGA
- a CDS encoding phage holin family protein, producing MTGTRDERPIRDPAQHSVGQLVEQATTQLSELVRQEMRLAGQEMAEKGKRAGRGGGLLGAAGAISYIGLMALAATAIAALSLALPVWAAALIVTGVLFAVAGVLAAVGRGQLKRAVPPVPQEAIDSVKADVEEIKGRAHR from the coding sequence GTGACCGGGACCAGGGACGAGCGGCCGATCCGCGACCCCGCGCAGCACTCGGTGGGCCAGCTCGTCGAGCAGGCCACCACACAGCTATCGGAACTCGTACGCCAGGAAATGCGGCTCGCCGGCCAGGAGATGGCCGAGAAGGGCAAGCGTGCGGGCCGCGGAGGCGGGCTCCTCGGCGCGGCCGGCGCGATCTCGTACATCGGGCTCATGGCGCTGGCGGCCACGGCGATCGCGGCGCTCTCACTCGCCCTGCCCGTCTGGGCCGCCGCCCTGATCGTCACCGGTGTTCTCTTCGCCGTGGCCGGGGTACTGGCGGCAGTGGGGCGCGGGCAGTTGAAGCGCGCGGTTCCACCGGTGCCCCAGGAGGCCATCGACAGCGTCAAGGCGGACGTCGAGGAGATCAAGGGAAGGGCGCACCGATGA
- a CDS encoding SRPBCC family protein: MTGGKEFDIAREFEVEGSPAQLWAALTTGTGGWLWPMEYEPREGGTAPFGGTVTRWDPPHRLTARVEDPDGVPGQSLDQLDHTIEPRDGGRRSWLRYVHSGVFTEDLDGQHADATRRTDFHLHTLRQYMAYFAGRPAVFCALNGPRASIAPDALVRLARALGLPDDASEGARVRVEGPGEELDAVIDFRSRYFIGLRTDDALHRFFGRGHRGAPVGVSVHDFGPHADTKRTELAWQDWLHHLYG, from the coding sequence ATGACCGGCGGCAAGGAGTTCGACATAGCCCGGGAGTTCGAGGTGGAGGGCTCCCCGGCCCAGCTCTGGGCCGCCCTCACCACGGGCACCGGCGGCTGGCTGTGGCCCATGGAGTACGAGCCGCGGGAGGGCGGCACCGCCCCTTTCGGCGGCACCGTCACCCGATGGGACCCGCCGCACCGCCTCACCGCCCGCGTCGAGGACCCGGACGGCGTGCCCGGACAGAGCCTCGACCAGCTCGACCACACCATCGAGCCCCGCGACGGCGGACGCCGCTCCTGGCTGCGCTACGTCCACAGCGGCGTCTTCACCGAGGACCTGGACGGCCAGCACGCCGACGCCACCCGGCGCACCGACTTCCACCTGCACACCCTGCGCCAGTACATGGCGTACTTCGCGGGCCGCCCCGCCGTCTTCTGCGCCCTCAACGGCCCGCGGGCCTCGATCGCCCCCGACGCCCTCGTCCGCCTCGCCCGCGCCCTCGGCCTGCCCGACGACGCTTCTGAGGGCGCCCGCGTCCGCGTCGAGGGCCCCGGCGAGGAACTGGACGCGGTGATCGACTTCCGCAGCCGGTACTTCATCGGCCTGCGCACGGACGACGCCCTGCACCGCTTCTTCGGCCGCGGCCACCGAGGCGCGCCGGTCGGTGTCAGCGTGCACGACTTCGGCCCGCACGCCGACACCAAACGCACCGAACTGGCCTGGCAGGACTGGCTGCACCACCTCTACGGGTGA